A stretch of Tigriopus californicus strain San Diego chromosome 11, Tcal_SD_v2.1, whole genome shotgun sequence DNA encodes these proteins:
- the LOC131891173 gene encoding heterogeneous nuclear ribonucleoprotein A3-like gives MQSNWSFILGAFVTTALLFGIANGSYGGGHGGHGGHGGGGGHYSFGYKVHDGYNNFGHSESRNGGSTKGQYHVKLPDGKLQTVNYHVNGYSGYVAKVNNGYRR, from the exons ATGCAG TCCAATTGGTCCTTCATTCTTGGTGCTTTTGTCACTACTGCCCTCCTTTTCGGTATAGCAAATGGCAGTTATGGAGGAGGCCACGGAGGCCATGGAGGCCATGGAGGGGGTGGAGGGCATTACTCCTTTGGTTACAAGGTTCATGATGGATACAACAACTTTGGCCATTCGGAAAGCCGAAATGGAGGCTCAACTAAAGGCCAATATCATGTCAAACTACCCGATGGCAAACTCCAAACCGTGAATTACCATGTCAATGGATATTCCGGATATGTGGCCAAAGTGAACAATGGGTACCGGCGTTAA